The following proteins come from a genomic window of Saccharomyces mikatae IFO 1815 strain IFO1815 genome assembly, chromosome: 7:
- the VID30 gene encoding glucose-induced degradation complex subunit VID30 (similar to Saccharomyces cerevisiae VID30 (YGL227W); ancestral locus Anc_3.544) gives MSEYMDDVDREFINCLFPGYLLQQPVAYDLWILYLQHRKLFHKLKNTNLIKANENHSSTGISRMKLTVSTRKEIWSKLMNLGVLGTISFEAVNDDYLIQVYKYFYPDVNDFTLRFGAKDQNRNSVRFLKASSDIGKNAQELLEPVLSEREMALNSNVSLDNDENDENDDEDEDDDDDEDDDGDDNDESELESLEGGADTDTDDNNGEDDSDHQEEGQQEEGGASAVVSNAQQHPEGVSDPWIYQRSRSAVNIEAGSMNILGTTDKNSNLQYYPPDQSPTSSFSSSRVSSSNDKNDNETTDGLSSSDNKKKNSMIPDIYKILGYFLPSRWQAQPNNSLQISQDGITHLQPNPDYHSYMTYERSNASSASARNRLRTCFENSGKVDFAVTWANKSLPENKLTIFYYEIKVLSVTSTESAENSNIVIGYKLVENELMEANAKKSTSRSSVTGSSSSLGGGNNISSNRVPSTSFAMEGTQRRDYIYEGGVSAMSLNVDGSINKCQKYGFDLNVFGYCGFDGLITNSTEQTKEYAKPFGRDDIIGCGINFIDGSIFFTKNGIHLGHAFTDLNDLQFVPYVALRPGNSIRTNFGLNEDFVFDIIGYQDRWKSLTYQHICRGRQTDVSIDEFDSDESEEDGHGETKPINVNEDLMDIDQECDVVDASTLEDKGGKNLKFLLGEDDRFINEKLVRPDVNDINTLNMDDGSLPNTLNVMINDYLIHEGLVDVAKGFLRDLQKDVAGANGHHSENKDVIRHNERQIMKEERMVKIRQELRYLINKGQISKCISYINNEIPDLLKNNLELVFELKLANYLVMIKKSSTKDDDEIESLVLKGQELSNEFIYDAEIPQSLRDRFSGQLSNVSALLAYSNPLVEAPKEISGYLSEEYLQERLFQVCNSTILTFLHKDSECALENVISNTRAMLSTLLEYNAFGSSNSSDPRYYKAINFDEDVLNL, from the coding sequence ATGTCTGAATATATGGACGACGTAGATCGCGAGTTCATCAACTGTTTATTCCCAGGCTACTTGTTACAACAACCTGTCGCTTATGATTTATGGATTTTGTATTTGCAACATAGAAAACTCTTTCACAAACTAAAGAACACGAACTTGATCAAGGCTAACGAGAATCACAGTTCTACCGGTATTAGCAGAATGAAGTTAACTGTCTCAACTAGGAAGGAAATCTGGtcaaaattgatgaatttaGGTGTTCTCGGCACGATTTCATTTGAAGCTGTTAACGACGATTACCTGATTCAAGTTTATAAGTATTTCTATCCAGACGTCAACGACTTCACTCTGAGGTTCGGTGCTAAGGACCAGAATAGAAATTCAGTACGGTTTTTGAAAGCTTCCTCAGATATTGGAAAGAATGCTCAGGAACTGTTAGAGCCTGTTTTATCCGAACGTGAAATGGCACTGAACTCCAATGTCAGCCTTGATAATGACGAAAATGACGAaaatgacgatgaagatgaagatgacgatgacgatgaagatgacgatgGTGACGATAACGATGAATCTGAGCTGGAAAGCCTAGAAGGGGGGGCGGACACCGACACGGACGATAACAATGGGGAAGATGACTCTGACCATCAAGAGGAAGgacaacaagaagaaggcgGGGCAAGTGCAGTGGTTTCCAATGCACAACAGCATCCTGAAGGGGTTTCGGACCCATGGATATATCAAAGATCTAGATCAGCTGTTAATATAGAAGCAGGGTCAATGAATATACTAGGCACAACTGATAAAAATAGCAATCTACAATACTACCCTCCTGATCAATCACCAAcatcttccttttcctcttctaGAGTATCATCTAGTAACGAcaaaaatgacaatgaGACAACAGATGGTTTGTCCAGTAGTgataacaaaaagaaaaattcaatgatTCCTGATATTTACAAGATATTAGGATATTTTCTACCTTCTAGATGGCAAGCACAACCTAACAATAGTTTGCAAATATCTCAAGATGGTATCACTCATTTACAGCCTAATCCCGATTATCATTCGTACATGACTTATGAAAGGTCAAACGCTTCATCTGCTTCGGCTAGGAATAGACTGAGGACATGCTTCGAAAACTCAGGGAAAGTGGATTTTGCAGTTACTTGGGCAAATAAGTCATTACCAGAGAATAAATTAAcgatattttattatgaaATCAAAGTGCTAAGTGTAACGAGTACGGAAAGTGCTGAAAATAgtaatattgttattgGCTACAAGTTAGTAGAGAACGAATTAATGGAAGCTAATGCAAAGAAAAGTACTTCTCGTTCAAGTGTGACCGGTTCCAGCAGTAGCTTAGGCGGTGGTAATAACATTAGTTCCAATAGAGTACCCTCTACTTCATTTGCTATGGAAGGCACTCAACGGCGCGATTATATTTATGAAGGAGGTGTTTCAGCTATGTCCCTTAATGTGGATGGTTCTATAAACAAATGTCAAAAGTACGGATTTGATCTGAACGTGTTCGGTTATTGCGGATTTGATGGTTTGATAACTAATTCTACAGAACAAACCAAGGAATATGCGAAGCCTTTTGGCAGAGATGACATTATCGGCTGTGGTATAAATTTTATTGATGgctcaatattttttacaaaaaatggTATCCATTTAGGTCACGCATTTACAGACTTGAATGATCTACAGTTTGTTCCGTATGTAGCCTTGCGACCTGGAAACTCTATTAGAACGAACTTTGGATTAAACGAGGATTTTGTGTTCGATATTATAGGGTATCAAGACCGTTGGAAGAGTTTAACATACCAACATATTTGTCGTGGACGTCAAACGGATGTTTCCATTGACGAATTTGATTCTGATGAAAGCGAAGAAGATGGACATGGGGAAACCAAACCAATAAATGttaatgaagatttgatGGATATTGATCAAGAATGTGATGTCGTCGATGCAAGTACTCTGGAAGATAAGGGTGGGAAAAATCtaaagtttcttttgggAGAGGATGATAGGTTTATAAACGAGAAGTTAGTTAGACCGGATGTTAACGACATAAATACATTAAATATGGATGATGGTTCGTTGCCTAACACTTTAAATGTGATGATAAATGATTATTTGATCCACGAAGGATTAGTTGATGTTGCAAAGGGGTTTTTAAGAGATTTACAAAAAGATGTGGCCGGTGCAAATGGGCATCACTCTGAAAACAAAGACGTGATAAGACACAATGAAAGGCAAATCATGAAAGAAGAACGCATGGTAAAGATAAGACAAGAATTAAGGTATTTAATAAACAAAGGTCAAATTAGTAAATGTATCAGTTACATCAACAACGAAATTCCcgatttattgaaaaataatttaGAATTAGTATTTGAGTTGAAGCTCGCAAACTACCTggtaatgataaaaaaaagttcaactaaagatgatgatgaaatagAAAGTTTAGTTTTGAAAGGTCAAGAATTATCTAACGAATTTATATATGATGCTGAGATCCCACAATCTTTAAGAGATAGATTCAGTGGACAATTGAGTAATGTCTCAGCATTATTGGCATATTCTAATCCACTTGTGGAAGCGCCAAAGGAGATATCAGGATATTTGAGTGAAGAGTATCTGCAGGAGCGATTATTTCAAGTTTGCAACAGTACGATACTAACGTTTTTACATAAGGATAGCGAATGTGCATTAGAAAATGTAATATCGAATACAAGAGCAATGCTTTCTACTTTGCTTGAGTACAATGCCTTTGGTTCATCTAATTCGTCGGATCCGAGGTACTACAAAGCAATAAATTTCGACGAAGATGTCCTGAACTTATGA
- the SHE10 gene encoding She10p (similar to Saccharomyces cerevisiae YFR039C and SHE10 (YGL228W); ancestral locus Anc_3.546), whose amino-acid sequence MGKFIKFITTLIVLVSSLQYYCQSNGGNISCKRTQAVCYYSNPRVWNTHLSGNSELYRNMISPGFNVVAHNYDTAVRPVIDDVAIKVNKVAVQPAFRIVHSQCKKWNCGKYFQLVRFSVAKVRGFLLAKYNAFVKPSINKVFNVEFRSQLGEMISKYKNIAHYHYTVISRCIKTKYDSIVGNTEEKLMGKFKDMDTHGIHRSVTHEPSYEDRVVTVRNVGSDEESLTTTSTQTVIKTITFDQEQASAVASCTHEENASANIEDSTDINVNEQALLQEDFDMWSETILQKTQDVIRLFEKDVSKYINSKLGEETKHFKLKFKSLDDESKKLFSKISLAINDIDCVEGIDSETGRIIFFDKSGSTEISQYITRELVREYFNETRSTLDEQTHTMEENLSQITEEIEKRVNAIREENVEVFEEWGDIIVNEWSKRMAYVDVINAHMGADDDTTLDEEEKRSSVNWRKFLMGKKQIVESREKLAHHSADLSRVKDFRQKVQRKILSFTQESGEFLYILRSKANLQFQERERKERERKEREKVAAQEFQREQELLQQQEEEEEGEEEDMSYTSTSTITTTTTVTL is encoded by the coding sequence ATGGGGAAGTTTATTAAGTTTATTACAACTCTGATCGTTCTTGTATCGTCACTACAGTACTATTGTCAATCCAATGGTGGGAATATATCATGCAAACGCACACAAGCGGTTTGTTATTACAGCAATCCTAGGGTTTGGAACACACATCTCTCAGGAAATTCTGAACTGTACAGAAATATGATCAGTCCTGGATTCAATGTGGTGGCACATAACTATGACACGGCTGTTAGGCCTGTAATCGATGACGTCGCAATAAAAGTCAATAAAGTGGCTGTACAGCCTGCCTTTAGAATCGTCCATTCACAATGCAAGAAATGGAACTGCggaaaatattttcaattggtGCGGTTCTCAGTAGCTAAGGTTAGGGGATTTTTATTGGCCAAGTACAATGCTTTTGTGAAACCCAGCATCAATAAAGTATTCAATGTCGAATTTCGCTCTCAATTGGGGGaaatgatttcaaaatataaaaacatAGCCCATTATCATTATACTGTCATTTCAAGATGCATAAAAACTAAATACGACTCTATTGTTGGTAATACAGAGGAGAAACTGATGGGGAAGTTCAAGGATATGGACACTCATGGCATTCATCGTTCCGTCACACACGAGCCCTCCTATGAAGACAGAGTTGTAACTGTGAGGAATGTGGGATCTGACGAGGAATCATTAACTACTACAAGTACACAAACAGTGATTAAAACGATTACTTTTGACCAAGAACAAGCTAGTGCTGTAGCTAGCTGCACACACGAAGAGAACGCTTCCGCAAACATTGAGGATTCCACAGATATCAATGTCAATGAACAGGCTCTGTTGCAAGAGGATTTCGATATGTGGAGTGAAACTATATTACAAAAAACACAAGATGTAATCCGcctatttgaaaaggatgTTTCTAAATACATCAATAGTAAATTGGGCGAGGAGACGAAACATTTTAAGCTCAAGTTCAAATCTTTGGACGATGAATCCAAGAAACTTTTCTCTAAAATTTCGTTAGCTATTAACGATATCGATTGTGTGGAAGGCATTGACAGTGAGACTGGCAGGATAATTTTCTTCGATAAATCTGGCAGTACTGAGATTTCTCAATATATAACTCGAGAGTTGGTCCGTGAGTATTTCAATGAAACGCGTTCGACGTTAGATGAACAGACTCACACcatggaagaaaatttgaGCCAAATAAccgaagaaattgaaaagagagTCAATGCAATTCGAGAAGAAAACGTCgaagtttttgaagagtGGGGAGATATTATCGTAAATGAATGGTCCAAGAGAATGGCTTATGTTGACGTTATCAATGCTCACATGGGCGCGGATGATGATACTACTCTcgatgaagaggaaaaaaggTCTTCTGTTAACTGGAGAAAGTTTTTAATGGGCAAGAAACAGATAGTGGAATCTAGGGAAAAATTGGCTCATCATTCTGCTGACTTATCCCGTGTTAAAGACTTTAGACAAAAAgtgcaaagaaaaatcttaTCGTTTACCCAAGAAAGCGGTGAATTTCTATATATTTTAAGGTCAAAAGCCAATCTGCAATTCCAAGAACGTGAAAGAAAGGAGCGTGAAAGAAAGGAACGTGAAAAAGTTGCTGCACAAGAGTTTCAAAGGGAACAAGAACTATTACAAcagcaagaagaagaagaagaaggagaagaagaagatatgTCCTACACATCTACATCTACTATCACCACAACCACCACAGTGACGTTGTAA
- the SDT1 gene encoding nucleotidase (similar to Saccharomyces cerevisiae PHM8 (YER037W) and SDT1 (YGL224C); ancestral locus Anc_3.536) encodes MTVEYTNSDLATYQDEVNEQITKNKAHLSSLTHPGSKVTFLIDEVISATPPDPNLKVFFFDIDNCLYKSSTKIHDLMQKSILRFFQTHLKLSPEDAHVLNNTYYKQYGLAIRGLVMFHKVNALEYNQLVDDSLPLQDILKPDIPLRNMLLRLRQSGKMDKLWLFTNAYKNHAIRCVRLLGIADLFDGLTYCDYSRTDTLVCKPHTKAFEKAMKESGLTSYDNAYFIDDSGKNIETGIKLGMRKCIHLVENEVNEVLGQTPEGALVIKNILDLPHVVPDLF; translated from the coding sequence ATGACTGTTGAATATACTAATTCCGATTTGGCAACCTATCAAGATGAGGTAAACGAACAAATtaccaaaaataaagcaCATCTTAGTTCTTTGACTCATCCCGGTTCCAAAGTAACATTCCTCATCGATGAAGTTATTTCTGCCACACCACCCGACCCGAACTTgaaagttttcttctttgatatcGATAATTGCCTTTATAAATCATCCACAAAAATCCATGATCTCATGCAAAAATCTATATTGAGATTCTTTCAAACGCACTTGAAACTGTCACCTGAGGATGCTCACGTATTGAACAATACGTACTATAAACAATACGGACTTGCTATAAGGGGGCTTGTAATGTTCCACAAAGTGAACGCGCTGGAATATAACCAGCTTGTTGATGATTCTTTACCCTTACAAGATATCTTGAAGCCTGACATACCATTAAGGAATATGCTATTGAGGTTGAGACAATCAGGGAAGATGGACAAATTGTGGCTTTTCACCAACGCTTATAAGAACCATGCCATCCGTTGCGTGAGATTATTAGGTATAGCAGATCTCTTTGATGGATTAACATATTGTGACTACTCTAGAACAGATACGCTAGTTTGCAAGCCACATACAAaagcatttgaaaaagcaaTGAAAGAAAGCGGGTTGACAAGTTACGATAATGCTTACTTTATAGACGACAGTGGAAAAAACATCGAGACGGGTATCAAACTGGGAATGAGAAAATGTATACATTTAGTAGAGAATGAAGTTAATGAAGTCTTGGGCCAGACACCAGAAGGCGCCCTAGTcattaaaaatatattgGATCTACCACACGTCGTTCCCGACCTATTTTAG
- the COG1 gene encoding Golgi transport complex subunit COG1 (similar to Saccharomyces cerevisiae COG1 (YGL223C); ancestral locus Anc_3.535), with translation MDEVIPLFREFHIAQIKDYQLELHNDLIKTNEAFQKNLLNNYKRILSLTDSVNDLSLNLKSVDQDFKSLCFDDEKFQLNKLPTLLHQSTTHISPTCSGVSVSLPSQNILVISNWTISIDNFCNRIATSTTPSRIFDEMLLRFHELSLISVPHNFETLIKKRCFQLQKFLVESMTTLNLTLLQWVKLYNLLNAESSLRWDGDLLSEFNESLFETLFNENVQALLGSNINNKKHQYYPNEQDSDTIILDFVSSSTFKDHLIRRTVKEINTHLDTLTILITKLKKPDTLHQLDVFFDNDENVDHNTVSPLDEDTLKKYIDTALYCSKGLSNDTTLQIYQTVQPTIEILQNLEMYGCPQELLTDLKEKLVTQLQDFKTEIETCLSPSLENSMNIVENFMASYNNHNLLQLVIDQITQLRQ, from the coding sequence ATGGATGAAGTAATACCTTTGTTTCGAGAATTTCATATTGCACAGATTAAGGATTACCAGCTGGAGTTACACAACGATTTGATTAAAACCAATGAAGCTTTCCAAAAGAATTTACTGAACAATTATAAGAGAATTTTAAGTTTGACAGATTCTGTTAATGATTTGTCTCTTAATTTGAAATCTGTTGACCAAGATTTCAAATCCTTGTGTTTCgatgatgaaaagtttcaatTAAATAAGTTACCTACATTATTACATCAAAGCACCACACATATATCACCAACTTGCAGTGGAGTGAGTGTCTCCTTACCATCGCAAAATATATTAGTGATCTCCAATTGGACCATCTCAATCGACAATTTCTGCAATCGCATCGCCACTTCTACTACTCCGTCACGTATATTTGATGAGATGTTGTTGCGTTTCCACGAATTATCCCTTATATCAGTGCCTCATAACTTTGAAACCCTCATAAAAAAGAGATGCTTTCAATTACAGAAGTTCCTGGTGGAATCCATGACTACGTTGAACTTAACTCTACTGCAGTGGGTAAAACTGTATAATTTGCTAAATGCTGAGTCTAGCTTGAGGTGGGATGGTGATTTACTCTCCGAATTCAACGAGTCCTTATTCGAAACTTTATTCAATGAGAATGTTCAAGCTTTACTAGGGTCTAATATCAATAACAAGAAACACCAATATTACCCCAATGAACAAGACAGCGATACAATTATTTTAGATTTTGTGAGTTCATCCACCTTTAAGGATCATCTCATTCGTAGGACTGTGAAGGAAATAAACACGCATTTGGATACGCTTACTATCTTAATTACTAAGCTCAAAAAGCCGGATACTCTTCACCAACTAGATGTCTTctttgataatgatgagaaCGTCGACCACAATACTGTTTCTCCGCTTGATGAGGatacattgaaaaaatacattgATACAGCCCTATACTGTTCGAAGGGTTTGAGTAACGATACCACGTTACAAATATATCAGACAGTACAACCTACAATTGAAATTTTACAGAACTTAGAGATGTATGGATGTCCCCAGGAATTACTGACagatttgaaagagaaattagTTACGCAACTGCAAGATTTTAAAACTGAAATTGAAACCTGTTTGTCTCCATCGTTGGAGAACTCAATGAACATTGTGGAAAACTTTATGGCTTCGTACAACAACCACAATCTTTTGCAATTAGTCATCGATCAAATTACTCAATTGAGACAATAA
- the EDC1 gene encoding Edc1p (similar to Saccharomyces cerevisiae EDC2 (YER035W) and EDC1 (YGL222C); ancestral locus Anc_3.533), whose product MSTDTMYFNSSRLLPSAGKNKTNNLIKQKTRNSRARGNAANSMNDNSYITDIPPPQTLPNGEKPNFGHSSNKRLSFHQKKHSSPSSTSSTTSLGKKNRQHNKETPRQGNKDETRLPSQNLKNLLLNQKKAPHNSYGIIPMNSSGNGKKISHSYAGSTFATNGPREAKELPKPSFL is encoded by the coding sequence ATGTCGACGGATACCATGTATTTCAACAGCTCCAGGCTGTTGCCATCGGCTggcaaaaacaaaacaaataatcttatcaaacaaaaaaccaGAAATAGTCGTGCGAGGGGGAACGCTGCTAATAGTATGAACGACAATAGCTATATCACGGATATACCACCTCCTCAAACTCTTCCCAATGGTGAGAAACCTAACTTCGGCCATTCTTCCAACAAGAGGCTGTCATTCCACCAGAAGAAACAttcttcaccttcttcaacttcCTCTACAACTTCTTTAggtaaaaagaatagaCAACACAACAAGGAAACGCCACGACAGGGCAACAAAGATGAAACTCGTTTACCGAGTCAGAATCTTAAGAACCTGCTTCTGAATCAGAAAAAAGCCCCGCATAACTCTTACGGGATAATACCAATGAATAGTAGTGGAAATGGCAAAAAAATTAGTCACTCCTATGCTGGCTCTACTTTTGCTACTAACGGCCCAAGAGAAGCTAAAGAGTTGCCCAAACCAAGTTTTCTATAG
- the BOL2 gene encoding Bol2p (similar to Saccharomyces cerevisiae FRA2 (YGL220W); ancestral locus Anc_3.530) — protein MPVTEQGLRERIQSAIPHVYHIIVTDLSYGCGQSFDIVVVSDFFQGKNKLMRSRAVNKAVKEELQEIHAFSCKCYTEEEWSKIVV, from the coding sequence ATGCCCGTTACTGAACAGGGACTCCGCGAGAGGATACAATCAGCCATACCGCACGTTTACCATATCATCGTGACGGATCTCTCATACGGTTGTGGTCAATCGTTTGATATTGTGGTGGTCAGCGACTTCTTTCAAGGTAAAAACAAACTAATGAGGAGCCGTGCGGTGAACAAAGCAGTTAAGGAAGAGCTGCAAGAGATTCACGCATTTAGTTGCAAGTGCTACACTGAGGAGGAGTGGTCTAAGATTGTAGTTTGA
- the NIF3 gene encoding uncharacterized protein (similar to Saccharomyces cerevisiae NIF3 (YGL221C); ancestral locus Anc_3.531), which translates to MSRAITRAQLDKVVRSITKFYPQKYADKSWDNTGLLIDCSTAQATSADANTKAKILLTVDLTKSVAQEAVDANCNVIIAYHPFIFPNWNRLNPHTNPQHETAIKLIQHGISVYCPHTAVDAARDGVNDWLVKGLNNGGNVTKCYALETVSGETDDLIGYGRFVEFNKDISLAQIVKNVKNALRIPHIQVASATPPSMWSQLNIKKAAICAGSGSGVFKQLKEDVDLYYTGEMSHHEVLKWKEMGKTVIVCNHSNTERGFLQDVMHGLLQEEGHEVVVSKMDRDPLTVV; encoded by the coding sequence ATGAGTAGAGCTATTACTAGGGCTCAGCTGGACAAGGTGGTGCGTAGCATCACCAAGTTCTATCCTCAAAAGTACGCAGATAAGAGCTGGGACAATACAGGTCTTCTCATTGATTGTTCCACTGCCCAAGCCACCAGTGCCGACGCAAACACTAAGGCAAAGATCCTTTTAACTGTGGACCTTACGAAATCTGTAGCTCAAGAAGCTGTAGATGCTAACTGCAACGTAATTATTGCCTACCatccttttattttccctAATTGGAACAGATTGAACCCCCATACAAACCCACAGCACGAGACAGCTATAAAGTTAATTCAACATGGTATATCTGTATATTGTCCTCACACTGCTGTGGACGCAGCTCGTGACGGCGTAAACGATTGGTTGGTTAAGGGCTTAAACAACGGGGGGAACGTCACAAAGTGCTACGCCTTGGAAACTGTAAGTGGTGAAACCGATGACCTAATCGGCTATGGTAGATTCGTAGAGTTCAATAAGGATATTTCGTTGGCCCAAATTGTGAAAAATGTCAAGAATGCTCTAAGAATTCCCCATATACAAGTAGCCTCGGCTACCCCTCCCTCCATGTGGAGTCAACTGAACATCAAAAAAGCTGCCATATGTGCTGGGAGCGGTTCCGGTGTATTTAAGCAACTAAAAGAGGATGTGGATCTTTACTATACAGGAGAGATGTCGCATCACGAAGTGTTGAAGTGGAAAGAAATGGGTAAGACCGTTATTGTCTGTAACCACTCGAACACTGAACGTGGTTTCCTTCAAGATGTTATGCATGGATTGCTACAAGAGGAGGGCCACGAAGTAGTTGTCAGCAAGATGGACCGTGATCCTTTAACTGTAGTATAG
- the VRG4 gene encoding GDP-mannose transporter (similar to Saccharomyces cerevisiae HVG1 (YER039C) and VRG4 (YGL225W); ancestral locus Anc_3.538), giving the protein MSELKTGHAGHNPWASVANSGPISILSYCGSSILMTVTNKFVVNLKGFNLNFVMLFVQSLVCTLTLVILRTLGYAKFRSLNKTDAKNWLPISFLLVLMIYTSSKALQYLAVPIYTIFKNLTIILIAYGEVLFFGGSVTSMELSSFLLMVLSSVVATWGDQQAVAAEAASLADGAAGAVAVFNPGYFWMFTNCISSALFVLIMRKRIKLTNFKDFDTMFYNNVLALPILLMFSFCVEDWSSANLAKNLSNDSLTAMIISGVASVGISYCSGWCVRVTSSTTYSMVGALNKLPIALSGLIFFDAPRNFLSILSIFIGFLSGIIYAVAKQKKQQAQPLRK; this is encoded by the coding sequence ATGTCTGAATTGAAAACAGGTCATGCAGGCCATAACCCTTGGGCTTCAGTTGCCAATTCTGGTCCGATCTCCATTTTATCCTACTGTGGTTCGTCCATTTTAATGACCGTCACTAACAAGTTCGTCGTCAACTTGAAGGGCTTCAACTTGAACTTTGTTATGCTATTCGTACAATCTCTGGTCTGTACTTTAACTTTGGTTATCCTGCGTACATTGGGCTATGCTAAGTTCCGTTCCCTGAACAAAACAGACGCCAAGAACTGGCTCcctatttcatttttactGGTTTTAATGATCTACACTTCTTCTAAGGCGTTACAATATTTGGCCGTCCCAATTTACactattttcaagaatttaACCATTATCTTGATTGCTTACGGCGAAGTGTTATTCTTTGGTGGTTCAGTCACCTCAATGGAGTtgtcttcatttttgttgatgGTCCTCTCTTCTGTTGTTGCTACCTGGGGTGATCAACAAGCTGTGGCGGCCGAAGCGGCTTCTTTGGCTGATGGTGCTGCCGGTGCTGTCGCCGTTTTTAACCCAGGTTACTTCTGGATGTTCACCAACTGTATCTCTTCCGCATTATTTGTTCTTATCATgagaaagagaataaaGTTAACCAATTTTAAGGATTTTGACACTATGTTTTACAACAATGTTTTGGCGCTACCaattttattgatgttttctttctgcGTGGAAGATTGGTCTTCTGCCAACTTGGCTAAAAACTTGTCTAATGATTCGTTAACTGCTATGATCATCAGTGGAGTTGCATCTGTCGGTATTTCTTATTGTTCCGGTTGGTGTGTTCGTGTCACTTCATCCACTACATATTCTATGGTAGGAGCTTTAAACAAATTACCAATTGCCTTGTCTggtttaattttttttgatgctCCAAGGAATTTCTTATCCATCCTTTCTATTTTCATCGGTTTCCTCTCGGGTATTATTTATGCTGTTGctaaacaaaagaagcaaCAGGCCCAGCCTTTACGTAAGTGA
- the MTC3 gene encoding Mtc3p (similar to Saccharomyces cerevisiae MTC3 (YGL226W); ancestral locus Anc_3.542), translating into MMRQNIIRIAIRRHLSTYQPPVAEITNIDKLWFTLRPEVRDEIKEYLRWRTEEDWRHIPLEEIKAAYFLSYGPCGSRSKGNQWNVGYTGMRMVFNLVLFGGAATAFYNRKQDKKLEEQLTSLV; encoded by the coding sequence ATGATGAGACAAAACATCATCCGGATAGCAATACGAAGACATTTAAGCACGTATCAACCACCGGTGGCGGAAATCACGAATATCGATAAGTTATGGTTCACTTTGCGACCCGAAGTTAGAgatgaaatcaaagaatacTTACGATGGAgaacagaagaagattgGAGGCATATACCACTAGAAGAGATCAAAGCTGCATATTTTCTGTCTTATGGCCCCTGTGGCAGTCGGTCCAAAGGCAACCAATGGAATGTAGGGTACACAGGAATGCGGATGGTTTTCAATCTTGTGTTGTTTGGCGGTGCAGCGACTGCATTTTATAATCGGAAACAAGATAAGAAGCTGGAAGAACAACTAACGTCACTAGTGTAA